The segment GGGAATCTGGAGGGCCGGGAAGATACCGCCCTTGGTGGGGATGACAACTGCGGAGCAAGGGTAGCGCAAGCTGGCTCCTCAGGCAGGAACTAGCCCTTCCATCAACTGCCGAAAGGAGTCTGCAATTCTCACGACACCCAACCCCAAAGCCTCCTCACGATCCACAAAGTGGATGGCGCCACTGTCCGGACCCCGTGTGGCGATAAAGAACTCGGAACCGCCGGGGTCCCGACCAAAGCAGAGATGACCCAAGCTGTACGCCATCTCCCAGTTCAGCGACTTACACATGCGATCAAGCTCGTAAGGGAAGTTGTCATTCAGCGAGTAAAGCGAATGTAAGCAGTAGTCCCGATCTAAAAACGTGAAGTGCGCCAAAGGGCTTACCATCCCCCCATTGTATGCGCGCATGAACTTCCGGTAGCCCTTCGGCAAAGATACGCCGTGCCTGCCTTCGAAGGCGTCAAGTTCAGCTGCGGTGATTTGTCTACCGCAGAATTGCATTGCTATGTCAGCGCTCAGGCCCATTTCAATCGCTCCCCCCTTACGGGGCACCGCGCAACGGTTGTTTCTGGAGCTCCGGCATCTGAGCTCGCTGGTACCGACTTTGATTGTCAGGACGTTCATCGTTCTTGCCCGGGTCCAGCAGCACCTGCAGACCGCTGATGTCCTCGTCGACACGTCCCAGGAGATTGTTATTCAAGATTTCGAAGCTGCCGTTCTTTTCCGAAAGGCGGTATCCCGGCACCCGCAGGCTCACGCTGTACGTTTCTGCGGGAAGTCCTTCGAACGAGAATGAGCCGTCCGGGGAGACCGAAGCTATCTGGAGATCCCATGCCACATCCCGACAGATCATGACACGGACATCGGGAGGCAGAGGTTTGCCATCTGAAAGCACCACCTTCCCGGAGAGCTTGCTGGCACGCCCCAGCTCCATGGTACCCACATCAGAGGTGGATCCGTGTGCCCCGGTGGCCACCTTCCGCAAGGTTGCGGCGCCGCGGTCCTTCAGCCCGCCCATGAGCGAGTACACCGCGAACTCCATGTCTGGGTGC is part of the Roseimicrobium gellanilyticum genome and harbors:
- a CDS encoding SMI1/KNR4 family protein, which encodes MNVLTIKVGTSELRCRSSRNNRCAVPRKGGAIEMGLSADIAMQFCGRQITAAELDAFEGRHGVSLPKGYRKFMRAYNGGMVSPLAHFTFLDRDYCLHSLYSLNDNFPYELDRMCKSLNWEMAYSLGHLCFGRDPGGSEFFIATRGPDSGAIHFVDREEALGLGVVRIADSFRQLMEGLVPA